In Flagellatimonas centrodinii, a single window of DNA contains:
- a CDS encoding FkbM family methyltransferase produces MACFPGDDIGDNIIAHGVYEDLLLEGLFGVVLAPKAAEFKAGLAMDIGANIGNHSLWFSSRFARVLAFEPNPICTRLIEASAMLNGAENIQALGYGLSESNAELVFRLNLAGNLGQSGVTGSLVLRKSRSFPVQVRVADEAVTDEMLDGLPVRLVKIDVEGHELSVLKGMTGLLAKHRPIVLFESHGARGDSGSDAIADHLNSIGYANYYVIERVRSPYGSKLLRAIYRIAKGQELSLRQVDRPEDRPYSLVIATCEPLAGLDGTPAAQDQ; encoded by the coding sequence TTGGCCTGCTTTCCGGGGGACGACATCGGCGATAACATCATCGCCCATGGTGTCTATGAGGATCTGTTGCTTGAGGGCCTATTTGGCGTCGTACTGGCGCCGAAGGCGGCCGAGTTCAAGGCAGGCTTGGCAATGGACATCGGCGCCAATATTGGCAACCACAGCCTTTGGTTTTCGAGCCGGTTCGCAAGAGTGCTGGCTTTCGAGCCGAATCCGATCTGCACGCGCCTTATCGAGGCAAGCGCAATGCTCAACGGTGCTGAGAACATACAAGCCCTCGGGTATGGCTTGAGCGAAAGCAACGCGGAGTTGGTCTTCCGGTTAAATCTGGCGGGAAATCTGGGCCAGTCTGGGGTAACCGGTTCGCTAGTTCTCCGGAAGTCCCGGAGTTTTCCCGTTCAGGTTCGGGTGGCGGACGAAGCCGTAACTGATGAGATGCTGGATGGCCTTCCTGTTCGTTTGGTGAAGATCGATGTGGAGGGCCATGAACTATCGGTATTGAAGGGAATGACCGGCCTGCTCGCCAAACACCGCCCGATTGTGCTGTTCGAATCCCATGGCGCCAGAGGCGACTCCGGAAGCGACGCCATCGCGGACCACCTTAACAGCATCGGTTATGCGAACTATTACGTCATCGAGCGTGTGAGGTCGCCCTACGGGTCAAAGCTGCTTAGGGCTATCTACCGTATTGCCAAGGGCCAAGAACTTTCCCTCCGACAGGTGGACAGACCGGAAGATCGGCCTTATAGCCTGGTCATTGCAACGTGCGAGCCACTGGCTGGATTGGACGGGACGCCGGCAGCCCAGGATCAATGA
- a CDS encoding DapH/DapD/GlmU-related protein, giving the protein MPKKDSHEGRESSQSFFSLREAVWLVAANNLPRLWVFDRYRYLLYRLAGIRQGGECTIFGPVSVRPYGGCVNIQIGAGTFLNVATNFCVNYDTVTIGERVQIGPRVSFETLGHGLVYVPGVGRGRTSAPIVVEDEVWIGAGSTIVGGVTIGRGSVVAAGAVVTRDVPAGVLVGGVPARVIRTLDPAGYTGGHATAE; this is encoded by the coding sequence ATGCCAAAGAAGGACTCGCATGAAGGGCGGGAAAGTTCGCAGAGTTTCTTCTCCCTTCGGGAAGCGGTCTGGCTCGTAGCCGCCAATAACCTGCCGCGGCTCTGGGTATTCGATCGCTATCGTTACCTTCTGTATCGACTTGCCGGAATCCGGCAGGGCGGCGAGTGCACAATTTTTGGGCCGGTGTCTGTGCGGCCTTACGGCGGGTGCGTGAACATCCAGATAGGCGCTGGTACGTTTCTGAATGTGGCGACTAACTTCTGCGTAAATTACGACACTGTGACCATTGGCGAGCGTGTGCAGATCGGGCCCCGCGTCAGCTTCGAGACGTTGGGCCATGGCCTGGTGTACGTTCCCGGCGTGGGCCGCGGAAGGACATCTGCCCCCATCGTGGTTGAAGATGAAGTGTGGATTGGCGCCGGTTCCACGATCGTCGGGGGCGTCACCATCGGGCGAGGGTCGGTGGTGGCCGCCGGTGCTGTGGTCACGCGGGATGTGCCTGCCGGTGTGTTGGTTGGTGGCGTTCCCGCACGGGTGATTCGAACCCTCGACCCGGCCGGTTACACTGGGGGCCATGCTACTGCCGAGTAG
- a CDS encoding oligosaccharide flippase family protein, whose protein sequence is MSTLRNQLWGAARGSMFIRVGSLAATLLGSVVLARALGPASFGIYSLALAIVTILALPAQVGIPTLLVRETARTQAAGKWSEMKGLWRWSTRVILVSSLVIAAGSSLALFLYPRPIKPDLLWAILAGLVLVPLIALGNARGAALRGLRHIVRGQLPESVIRPLVLVLLVYAVWAGGQPVTADSVMAFHALAAVLAYAVGGEILRRSRPRELASVCADMAGAAGWWRAALPLALISALQVVSSQCGVIVLALFRPEAEVGLYKVAASAATIALFGMQTATMVLSPHLARTHAMGDVERLKKLTALGALVSTALTLPILVIFLAGGRGLIGMVYGEEYDSAFLPLAVLTVGQAVNAMFGCVGALLGMVGYERDAARWLSVSALVNIVLAFVLVPVLGMMGAAISSVASILVWNLAFWLIAKMRLGIDSSFLPAVPLAFDVLRGWMARRCS, encoded by the coding sequence ATGTCTACTCTTCGTAACCAGCTTTGGGGCGCCGCGCGGGGCAGCATGTTCATTCGCGTTGGATCGCTCGCCGCAACCCTTCTTGGCTCCGTGGTGCTCGCTCGTGCGTTAGGTCCCGCCTCGTTCGGGATTTATTCCCTAGCTCTCGCGATAGTGACCATACTTGCGCTCCCAGCGCAAGTGGGCATTCCTACGCTCTTGGTTCGAGAGACCGCCAGGACCCAAGCGGCTGGAAAATGGTCTGAGATGAAGGGACTGTGGCGCTGGTCAACGCGCGTTATTTTGGTGAGTTCGCTGGTGATTGCGGCGGGAAGCTCGTTGGCATTGTTCCTTTACCCGAGGCCCATCAAGCCCGACCTGCTGTGGGCGATCCTGGCAGGGCTGGTTCTGGTGCCACTTATCGCGCTGGGGAACGCACGCGGTGCCGCCCTGCGAGGCCTTCGCCATATTGTGCGAGGGCAGCTCCCCGAAAGCGTCATCAGACCGCTAGTGTTGGTTTTGCTTGTGTATGCGGTTTGGGCAGGGGGGCAACCCGTGACTGCCGATTCGGTGATGGCTTTCCACGCGCTGGCGGCTGTACTGGCCTATGCGGTGGGTGGTGAGATCCTTAGGCGCTCGCGACCTCGGGAACTCGCGAGCGTGTGCGCGGACATGGCGGGCGCTGCCGGCTGGTGGCGAGCCGCATTGCCTCTGGCGTTGATCTCGGCCCTCCAAGTGGTCAGTAGTCAGTGCGGCGTTATTGTCCTTGCGCTGTTCAGGCCCGAAGCCGAGGTGGGACTGTATAAGGTCGCCGCGTCGGCAGCCACGATTGCGCTTTTCGGGATGCAAACGGCCACCATGGTGCTTTCGCCACACTTGGCGCGAACGCACGCGATGGGCGATGTGGAGCGCCTCAAGAAGTTGACGGCACTTGGTGCGTTGGTGAGTACGGCGCTAACGCTTCCGATTCTGGTGATATTCCTGGCGGGCGGACGGGGACTGATTGGAATGGTCTATGGCGAAGAATATGACAGTGCCTTCCTTCCGCTCGCAGTTCTCACGGTTGGGCAGGCTGTCAACGCCATGTTTGGCTGTGTTGGGGCGTTGCTTGGCATGGTGGGTTACGAGCGCGACGCAGCGCGCTGGTTGAGTGTTTCCGCGCTGGTCAACATCGTACTTGCGTTTGTGTTGGTGCCCGTGCTCGGAATGATGGGAGCAGCTATTTCGAGCGTGGCATCGATTCTGGTTTGGAACCTTGCTTTCTGGTTGATAGCCAAGATGCGATTGGGTATCGATAGTAGTTTTCTGCCGGCGGTCCCACTGGCGTTTGACGTCCTGCGTGGCTGGATGGCAAGGCGCTGTTCTTGA
- a CDS encoding acyltransferase family protein gives MSYPSTDYRRDIDGLRAVAVLLVVLYHFELGVSGGFVGVDVFFVISGYLITGIIHRQAGASGFSFLDFYERRARRILPALIVVLTACKVTAMAMLLPSDLERFGASLGATLFFVSNFYFWSQGSYFGPASDLAPLLHTWSLSVEEQFYLAMPPLYLLLQRFAPNRVPHAFALVTLLSLAGASYFVLYRAHEVFYWTPFRVWEIALGGWLAVTRLPDVASAAVRNVAAALGIGVILVAGVLFDSTTRFPGYSALLPCMGATLVIWAGVRGNAVSKALLANRPMVVVGLISYSLYLWHWPLIAFARHHYLGGSVPLSVRIMLATVAVLLSVLSWRYVETPFRSRDSVSRYGMIAWGIGSGVVVSCLAAALVLTQGVPSRYSDQVVALDRERARVSHRDECLNRRGEISVETACHVGAEGPATVLVWGDSYAHAMMPALDVAFRELGLSGAFVGRSGCPPLLGVSVSLRGRANWKCVAFNKDVMAALSSVDRIDTVVVAAAWNQYVDPKTGYILSLESGAKGDPLEVSAASLKQALAGTRVVVIEQVPVYPWGVPYRMAIAAMKGDAMPISPYSVHREASRKPRAVFSALAGDDGFGVVSPESWFCVETRCNYADEHGRPYYFDHGHLNRRGAAFIAPWLTRDLRVALDIGPEAASTEANPSRAANHRD, from the coding sequence GTGAGCTATCCATCGACCGACTATCGACGAGACATTGATGGCCTTCGAGCGGTCGCGGTCCTGCTTGTTGTGCTGTACCACTTCGAGTTGGGTGTTTCCGGCGGGTTCGTAGGCGTAGACGTGTTTTTTGTGATCTCGGGCTACCTGATCACAGGAATCATCCACCGCCAAGCGGGTGCGTCTGGGTTCTCTTTTCTTGACTTCTACGAAAGGCGCGCGCGTCGGATCCTGCCAGCTCTAATAGTGGTTCTGACCGCCTGTAAGGTCACAGCGATGGCAATGCTGCTGCCGAGCGACCTGGAACGGTTTGGCGCCAGCCTTGGCGCCACCCTCTTTTTTGTTTCCAATTTCTACTTTTGGTCTCAGGGAAGCTACTTCGGCCCCGCATCGGATTTGGCGCCGCTGCTGCACACTTGGTCGCTGTCGGTGGAGGAGCAGTTCTACCTCGCAATGCCGCCCCTCTACCTGCTGCTGCAGCGATTCGCGCCCAACCGCGTGCCGCACGCGTTCGCGCTGGTGACGCTGCTATCGCTGGCGGGCGCGAGCTATTTCGTGTTGTATCGCGCGCATGAGGTGTTTTATTGGACGCCATTTCGGGTTTGGGAGATTGCTCTCGGCGGCTGGCTGGCGGTGACGAGACTCCCTGATGTTGCCAGTGCCGCGGTGCGCAATGTCGCGGCGGCGCTGGGAATCGGCGTGATCTTGGTCGCGGGAGTGCTGTTTGATTCCACAACTCGCTTCCCCGGGTATTCGGCCCTGTTGCCCTGCATGGGCGCTACTCTGGTCATCTGGGCGGGTGTGCGTGGCAACGCCGTATCCAAGGCCCTACTCGCGAACCGTCCGATGGTCGTTGTGGGCCTGATCTCCTATTCGCTTTATCTTTGGCACTGGCCCCTGATCGCATTCGCGCGCCATCACTACCTTGGGGGTTCGGTGCCGTTGTCGGTGCGTATTATGCTGGCGACCGTTGCGGTGCTGCTGTCCGTGTTGTCATGGCGTTATGTCGAAACACCGTTTAGAAGCCGTGATTCTGTTTCCCGCTATGGGATGATAGCTTGGGGTATAGGCAGCGGTGTGGTCGTCTCGTGCTTGGCCGCCGCGTTGGTGCTGACCCAGGGCGTTCCGAGTCGGTACTCCGATCAGGTCGTTGCCCTAGACAGGGAAAGGGCGCGGGTCAGCCATCGGGATGAATGCCTTAACCGGCGCGGCGAAATCTCAGTAGAGACTGCCTGCCACGTGGGCGCCGAAGGCCCAGCCACCGTGCTCGTTTGGGGTGATTCCTATGCTCACGCGATGATGCCGGCTCTGGATGTGGCCTTTCGGGAACTGGGGCTTTCCGGCGCATTTGTCGGTCGCAGCGGATGCCCCCCTCTTCTCGGTGTCTCGGTTTCACTTCGGGGGCGTGCCAACTGGAAGTGTGTGGCGTTCAACAAGGACGTGATGGCGGCACTTTCGAGTGTGGACCGAATCGACACCGTGGTGGTTGCCGCTGCCTGGAACCAATACGTTGACCCCAAGACAGGCTACATCCTGAGCCTGGAGAGCGGCGCGAAGGGCGACCCACTTGAGGTTAGTGCCGCGAGCCTGAAGCAGGCGCTGGCGGGCACTCGCGTTGTCGTAATCGAACAGGTTCCTGTGTACCCTTGGGGCGTGCCTTACCGGATGGCCATCGCGGCCATGAAGGGCGATGCGATGCCAATCAGCCCCTATTCCGTGCATCGGGAGGCTTCCCGGAAGCCGAGGGCGGTGTTTTCGGCATTGGCAGGCGACGATGGCTTTGGCGTGGTCAGCCCTGAGTCTTGGTTCTGCGTCGAAACCCGATGCAACTACGCCGACGAGCACGGACGCCCCTACTATTTCGACCACGGACACTTGAACCGGAGGGGAGCGGCATTCATTGCACCTTGGCTCACGCGGGACCTGCGAGTTGCCCTAGACATTGGTCCGGAGGCAGCTTCGACGGAAGCCAATCCTTCCCGAGCCGCAAACCATCGAGATTAG
- a CDS encoding acyltransferase family protein, translating into MAAAALLYLGGEGDSAVRRVLQWRPLVLVGIISYSLYLWHWPLLTIARYSNGMEPIPQGGAWALFLVAMALASASYRYVETPFRKHGNDKAKLNGRQHLFATSTAVMGLLGGAAVAVTQNQGWEDRFAPDVLAYDSARYPHIPFKDDCDGRWPDSRNPDCVIGDRDSEHLAILWGDSYALAWAPGLDAMLKAQGLRGILAVNSACPPLLGIHNPSDPGCHDDNNATHDWLAANKPDLIIMAAAWPAYSGPEGRYSIFDSEGRRGNVATFAPAFKRTSIVTGSLGKSVIIIGPTPGAPADIPFKLAVAKTPPDGIRKDDFQRMAQPFWTAAQYVEAFDNIVVIDTMSWFCDSRVCRYLDEQGELLYRDGGHLSVLGADFVVARLLSRLDTGSFYQPDFPSDLE; encoded by the coding sequence TTGGCAGCTGCTGCATTGCTGTATCTCGGTGGCGAAGGCGATAGTGCAGTGCGCAGGGTGCTCCAATGGCGTCCATTGGTGCTCGTAGGCATCATTTCCTATTCACTCTATTTATGGCATTGGCCGTTGCTGACCATCGCGCGTTACTCCAATGGCATGGAGCCAATTCCTCAAGGCGGTGCTTGGGCGCTGTTCTTGGTGGCGATGGCGCTGGCTTCAGCAAGTTATCGGTATGTTGAAACTCCATTTCGAAAGCACGGAAATGACAAAGCGAAGCTTAATGGCCGACAGCATCTATTCGCCACAAGTACAGCAGTGATGGGCCTCCTGGGCGGAGCAGCTGTTGCGGTTACCCAGAACCAAGGATGGGAAGATCGATTTGCGCCAGATGTTCTGGCTTACGACAGCGCCCGGTATCCACATATTCCATTCAAGGACGACTGCGATGGTCGTTGGCCCGATAGCAGGAACCCAGACTGCGTCATAGGTGATCGTGATTCAGAGCATCTTGCCATATTGTGGGGAGACAGCTATGCGCTCGCTTGGGCACCTGGGCTTGATGCGATGTTGAAGGCACAAGGGCTGCGCGGCATCCTGGCGGTAAACTCAGCCTGCCCGCCATTGTTGGGCATCCATAATCCGTCAGACCCAGGCTGCCATGACGACAACAATGCGACCCACGATTGGCTGGCAGCAAACAAGCCTGACTTGATTATTATGGCAGCGGCATGGCCGGCCTATTCAGGACCTGAGGGGCGATACTCGATATTCGACAGTGAAGGACGCCGTGGGAACGTGGCGACATTCGCACCAGCGTTCAAACGCACATCGATCGTAACAGGCTCGCTCGGTAAGTCAGTAATAATTATCGGCCCTACCCCGGGGGCACCCGCGGATATCCCATTCAAGTTGGCAGTCGCAAAAACCCCACCAGACGGAATTCGGAAGGATGACTTTCAGCGGATGGCGCAACCATTCTGGACGGCTGCACAGTATGTCGAAGCGTTCGACAATATAGTTGTGATCGATACCATGAGCTGGTTTTGTGACAGCAGAGTGTGCCGATATCTAGACGAACAAGGGGAGTTGCTTTACCGCGATGGAGGACACCTCAGTGTTCTGGGGGCCGATTTCGTTGTAGCTCGACTACTCTCGCGGCTGGATACGGGATCGTTTTATCAGCCTGATTTCCCCTCTGACCTTGAATAG
- a CDS encoding acyltransferase family protein, translating into MATSLSYRPDIDGLRAIAVLGVVLYHFGLGPVHGGFVGVDVFFVISGYLITSIIQREVSLGQFTFTGFYERRVRRIFPALFAVLFVTLIAGVLLLLPSDLVRLGYSTLATLFFVSNVLFWRETGYFNTASEYNPLLHTWSLAVEEQFYIGLPILLLLVHRVAPRTLKPVLVAGVLGSLALCVLMQADHPSATFFLSPSRAWELLLGSLLAVGILPSA; encoded by the coding sequence ATGGCCACATCGCTGAGTTATCGGCCAGACATTGACGGCCTCAGAGCGATTGCCGTCCTCGGTGTGGTGCTATATCACTTCGGTTTAGGGCCGGTACATGGAGGGTTTGTCGGCGTCGATGTGTTCTTTGTGATCTCTGGCTACCTGATTACGTCGATCATTCAAAGGGAAGTATCACTGGGACAATTCACGTTCACGGGATTCTACGAAAGGCGGGTCCGCCGAATTTTTCCGGCGCTGTTCGCCGTCTTATTTGTAACCCTCATTGCGGGGGTTTTGCTCCTTCTGCCAAGCGACTTGGTAAGACTCGGGTATTCGACGTTGGCTACGTTGTTCTTTGTTTCCAACGTCCTGTTCTGGCGTGAAACCGGCTATTTCAATACCGCGTCGGAGTACAACCCGCTGCTGCATACATGGTCATTGGCGGTCGAAGAGCAGTTCTACATAGGGTTGCCGATCCTTCTCTTGCTGGTTCACCGTGTTGCGCCGCGTACTCTCAAGCCGGTTTTGGTTGCCGGCGTACTGGGATCTTTGGCGCTTTGCGTCTTGATGCAGGCAGACCATCCCTCTGCGACCTTTTTCCTATCACCTTCTCGCGCGTGGGAGCTATTGCTGGGCTCCTTGCTTGCAGTTGGTATCCTCCCTAGTGCCTAG